One window of the Salmo trutta chromosome 35, fSalTru1.1, whole genome shotgun sequence genome contains the following:
- the mep1a.1 gene encoding meprin A, alpha (PABA peptide hydrolase), tandem duplicate 1 encodes MSMQTLLFLTGLVALSSSYIIPLSSRVHEVYGNGEDDNPLLNLGAEEDLVEGDMLILPGRNALIDTKYRWKFPIPYILSDDLDLNAKGCVHQAFEMYRLKSCIDFKPYEGEKTYIKFEKRGGCFSSVGDQQNGQILSLGDGCDHKAVIEHELLHALGFYHEQSRQDRDDYVKIWLDQVTPGLEHNFNKYDDSFITDQNTPYDYESVMHYRPYSFNVDPNIPTITTNIPEFNNIIGQYLDFSKLDMLRLNRMYNCSSPLTLLDQCSFEYINICGMIQSPTDDADWVHTKSSTGNEDHTLIGQCRDAGYYMHFNTKTGKEDESALLESRILYPKRHLQCLQFFYKMTGGPKDRLVIWVKMDDGTGTVRKLKKIHTIWGDDDHTWRIVHVSMEIEEKFRYAFQGVRGDPSTTSGGIFIDDISLTETRCPNAVWQIKNFTGILNTANNTTVMDSPVFYSPEGYRYGVRVRPVSDYSDHTGGYTGMYFHLASGENDVVMQWPALNRQAKIVVMDQDPDIQLRMSSARSLTTDLIKTPDGKLWWDNPTNVGTYDPGCGCYRGESRGWRNMIKHFDLRRRNYLKNDDLIIFVDFEDITSLIKTEVPINPKE; translated from the exons ATGTCCATGCAGACACTTCTCTTCTTGACAGGGCTGGTTGCGCTGTCCAGTTCATACATT ATTCCTCTGTCATCTCGTGTGCATG AGGTATACGGAAACGGTGAAGATGATAACCCCTTACTTAACTTGG GAGCAGAAGAAGACTTGGTTGAAGGGGATATGCTCATTCTG CCAGGACGCAATGCCTTGATTGACACTAAATACAGATGGAAGTTTCCCATACCCTACATTCTGTCAGATGACTTGG ATTTGAATGCCAAAGGTTGTGTCCATCAGGCATTTGAAATGTATCGTCTGAAATCTTGCATAGACTTCAAGCCCTACGAAGGCGAGAAGACATACATCAAGTTTGAAAAGAGAGGCGG GTGTTTCTCCAGCGTTGGGGACCAGCAGAATGGACAGATCCTGTCCCTGGGCGATGGCTGTGACCACAAGGCTGTAATCGAACACGAGCTCCTCCACGCTCTGGGCTTCTACCATGAGCAGTCTCGCCAGGACAGAGACGACTATGTCAAGATCTGGCTGGACCAAGTCACTCCAG GGCTAGAACATAATTTCAACAAATACGATGATTCCTTCATCACTGACCAGAACACTCCTTACGATTATGAGTCTGTCATGCACTACCGGCCATACTCCTTCAACGTGGACCCCAACATTCCCACAATCACCACCAACATCCCAGAATTCAACAACATCATTGGCCAGTACCTGGACTTCAGCAAACTGGACATGCTGAGGTTGAACAGGATGTATAATTGCT cctcccctctcactctcctGGACCAGTGTTCCTTTGAGTACATCAACATCTGTGGGATGATTCAGAGCCCCACTGATGATGCAGATTGGGTCCACACCAAGAGCAGCACTGGGAACGAGGATCACACTCTCATTGGCCAATGCAGAG ATGCAGGTTACTACATGCACTTCAACACTAAGACCGGGAAGGAGGACGAGTCAGCTCTGTTAGAGTCTCGCATCCTGTACCCCAAGAGACACCTGCAGTGTCTGCAGTTTTTCTACAAGATGACAGGCGGACCAAAGGACAGACTTGTGATTTGGGTGAAGATGGACGATGGGACTGGGACAGTTCGCAAACTGAAGAAAATACACACCATCTGGG GAGATGACGACCACACATGGAGGATTGTCCACGTCTCCATGGAGATCGAAGAGAAGTTCCGCTATGCTTTCCAAGGTGTCCGAGGAGATCCATCTACAACCAGTGGAGGAATCTTCATTGACGACATCAGCCTGACTGAGACTCGCTGTCCCAACGCTGTCTGGCAGATCAAGAACTTCACTGGAATCCTCAACACTGCAAACAATACCACCGTCATGGACAGTCCAGTCTTCTACAGCCCAGAGGGCTATCGTTACGGTGTACGTGTCCGCCCCGTCTCTGACTACAGTGACCACACTGGTGGCTACACTGGGATGTACTTCCACCTGGCCAGCGGGGAGAATGACGTGGTCATGCAGTGGCCGGCCCTGAATAGGCAGGCTAAAATCGTGGTCATGGACCAGGATCCTGACATCCAACTGAGGATGTCGTCTGCTCGCAGTCTGACTACAGACCTGATTAAGA CTCCAGATGGGAAGCTGTGGTGGGATAATCCAACCAATGTGGGGACCTACGACCCAGGGTGTGGGTGCTACAGGGGAGAGTCGCGGGGATGGCGCAACATGATCAAGCATTTCGACTTGCGACGACGGAACTACCTGAAAAACGATGACCTCATCATCTTTGTCGACTTTGAag ACATAACATCTCTGATAAAAACAGAGGTTCCCATAAACCCAAAGGAGTGA
- the LOC115174714 gene encoding meprin A subunit alpha, with product MSLLGVLCCLGLLLSPSSAFTIRRMSKEKSFAIDADEVIRRDIPFINSGLKTPVVEGDIALNPGRNALVDPAFRWKFPIPYILADSLDLNAKGVIFQAFEMYRLKSCVDFKPYEGEKSFIKFEKLDGCWSMVGDLQTGQQLSLGPSCDYKGTIMHELLHALGFYHEQSRTDRDDYVDIWWDQVLPGMDHNFDKYADDFITDQNTPYDYESIMHYGPYSFNKDPRYPTITAKDPEMTKVLGQYNDFSSLDLLRLNRMYNCSSSLTLLDQCAFETVNTCGMIQNRNDDGDWVRTKSQPGSHDHTLIGQCKDAGFFMNFYTDTGRAGDSAFLESRVLHPKRNLQCLQFFYKMTGSSKDKLVVWTRKEVAKGKVLSPTAAGNFTGDDDHSWKIAHVPLTMDSKFRYAFQGIRGDPANSLGGIQVDDITLAETRCPSGTWRIKNFSEYMKSYATGEYIQSPRFYSPEGYAFGIQLLPNSYYNGYIGAFFHLSTGKNDQALEWPAGNRQVTITLLDQDSDVRHRQSFSYSFTTSPTHLIPDSNILYWDNPSKMGTYDPSCDCYHGWTWGWNAYFSHYHLNSRSYLKNDDLILFVEFEDLTPLIKSEVPVKSPVQLRSQD from the exons ATGTCACTACTGGGGGTTTTGTGCTGTCTGGGACTGCTGCTGTCTCCGTCCTCTGCATTCACg ATTAGGCGGATGTCAAAGGAGAAAT CCTTTGCCATTGATGCTGATGAGGTAATACGACGAGACATCCCCTTCATCAACTCAG gattgaagACCCCTGTTGTCGAGGGCGACATTGCATTGAAC CCTGGACGCAATGCCCTTGTGGATCCAGCCTTCAGGTGGAAATTCCCCATCCCTTACATACTGGCTGACAGCCTTG ACCTGAATGCCAAGGGGGTCATTTTCCAGGCCTTTGAGATGTACCGGCTGAAGTCCTGTGTGGATTTCAAACCCTATGAAGGAGAGAAGAGCTTTATCAAATTTGAAAAGCTAGATGG GTGCTGGTCTATGGTCGGAGACCTACAGACAGGGCAACAGCTGTCATTGGGCCCATCCTGTGACTACAAAGGCACCATAATGCATGAGCTCCTCCACGCCCTGGGCTTTTACCACGAACAGTCTCGCACCGACCGAGATGACTATGTGGACATCTGGTGGGACCAGGTCCTGCCTG GTATGGACCACAATTTTGATAAATACGCTGATGATTTCATCACCGACCAGAACACGCCATACGACTACGAGTCTATCATGCATTACGGCCCATATTCCTTTAACAAAGACCCACGGTACCCAACCATCACAGCCAAGGACCCAGAGATGACCAAAGTGCTGGGCCAGTACAATGACTTCAGCAGCCTGGATCTACTGAGGCTCAACAGGATGTATAACTGCT CCTCCTCTCTGACGTTGTTGGACCAGTGTGCCTTTGAGACCGTCAACACCTGTGGGATGATCCAGAACCGTAACGATGATGGTGACTGGGTACGCACCAAGAGCCAGCCAGGGTCTCATGACCACACTCTCATTGGCCAGTGCAAAG ACGCAGGGTTCTTCATGAACTTTTACACTGACACCGGCCGGGCAGGCGACTCAGCCTTTCTGGAATCCAGGGTCCTGCACCCCAAGAGGAATCTGCAGTGTTTGCAGTTCTTCTACAAGATGACAGGAAGCTCCAAGGACAAGCTGGTGGTCTGGACCAGGAAGGAGGTTGCTAAGGGCAAAGTCTTATCCCCTACTGCAGCTGGGAATTTCACAG GTGATGACGACCACTCCTGGAAGATTGCCCACGTTCCTTTGACGATGGACTCCAAGTTCCGCTATGCCTTCCAGGGGATCAGGGGCGACCCAGCCAACTCCTTGGGGGGGATTCAGGTGGATGACATCACCCTAG CGGAGACACGCTGCCCCAGTGGAACATGGCGTATCAAGAACTTTAGCGAGTACATGAAGAGTTACGCCACAGGAGAGTACATCCAGAGCCCACGTTTCTACAGCCCCGAGGGCTACGCCTTCGGCATCCAGCTGCTACCCAACTCCTACTACAATGGGTACATTGGGGCCTTCTTCCACCTGAGCACCGGGAAGAACGACCAGGCCCTGGAGTGGCCGGCAGGGAACAGACAGGTCACCATCACACTGCTGGACCAGGACTCTGACGTCAGGCATCGGCAGTCCTTCTCCTACAGCTTCACCACAAGTCCCACTCATCTCATTCCAG ACTCCAACATATTGTACTGGGATAACCCGTCCAAGATGGGGACGTACGACCCGTCCTGTGACTGTTATCATGGCTGGACCTGGGGCTGGAACGCCTACTTCTCCCACTACCACCTCAATAGTAGGAGCTACCTGAAGAATGATGACCTCATTCTCTTCGTTGAGTTTGAAG ATCTTACTCCGCTGATCAAAAGTGAAGTTCCAGTCAAGTCTCCAGTTCAGCTCCGGAGTCAGGACTGA